The following are from one region of the Sardina pilchardus chromosome 4, fSarPil1.1, whole genome shotgun sequence genome:
- the LOC134079178 gene encoding transmembrane protein 179B-like isoform X1, with the protein MDPLLVLQVVLYVTCFICGIVTAVLVTIVQAQHDGKCLLFGTLLYNNTTETISVTSSGDPSVCNFAMAVPVCVTVLCFSLVCYSCVCGQGSGGRLCANITLGMSGLLMFLLIISGCVLKIGRDKLCESLPLPQFNRCEDAQTAQWDVSKSGSRFYSLLLSAEISVWVNFFCLLFVGGLAMAQRSTGTSSGGARRCHRGGRGRSRPRSTLQSSCPTASLGYGATLPAGSTIFIALFVTNAEFYQRMICVYFYRSPLIFITVGWSKRSAN; encoded by the exons ATGGACCCGTTACTAGTTCTGCAGGTCGTGCTGTACGTGACTTGTTTCATTTGTGGGATTGTTACAGCCGTTTTGGTTACAATTGTGCAG GCCCAGCACGATGGCAAGTGCCTGCTGTTCGGCACGCTCCTGTACAATAACACCACCGAGACCATCAGCGTGACCTCGTCTGGAGACCCGTCCGTCTGCAACTTTGCGATGGCCGTCCCCGTGTGTGTCACGGTGCTCTGCTTCTCCCTCGTCtgctacagctgtgtgtgtggacagggcaGTGG aggTCGCCTGTGTGCCAACATCACGCTGGGGATGAGTGGCCTCCTCATGTTCCTCTTGATCATCAGCGGATGCGTCCTGAAGATCGGAAGAGACAAGCTATGCGAGTCTCTTCCACTGCCCCAGTTTAACAG GTGTGAAGATGCCCAGACTGCCCAGTGGGACGTTTCAAAGAGTGGCAGCAGATTCTACAGCCTTCTTCTCAGTGCTGAG ATATCAGTGTGGGTGAATTTCTTCTGCTTGCTGTTCGTGGGAGGCCTGGCAATGGCCCAGCGCAGTACAGGGACCTCTAGTGGAGGGGCGCGGCGTTGCCatagggggggcagggggcgcAGCCGGCCACGGAG TACACTGCAGTCATCCTGCCCAACTGCTTCCTTGGGCTATGGTGCAACTTTACCTGCAGGTAGTACAATTTTCATTGCCTTGTTTGTAACGAATGCAGAGTTTTACCAACGCATGATTTGCGTGTATTTTTATCGTAGTCCGCTCATATTCATTACTGTAGGTTGGAGCAAGAGGTCAGCCAACTAA
- the LOC134079178 gene encoding transmembrane protein 179B-like isoform X2: MDPLLVLQVVLYVTCFICGIVTAVLVTIVQAQHDGKCLLFGTLLYNNTTETISVTSSGDPSVCNFAMAVPVCVTVLCFSLVCYSCVCGQGSGGRLCANITLGMSGLLMFLLIISGCVLKIGRDKLCESLPLPQFNRCEDAQTAQWDVSKSGSRFYSLLLSAEISVWVNFFCLLFVGGLAMAQRSTGTSSGGARRCHRGGRGRSRPRSTLQSSCPTASLGYGATLPAGWSKRSAN; the protein is encoded by the exons ATGGACCCGTTACTAGTTCTGCAGGTCGTGCTGTACGTGACTTGTTTCATTTGTGGGATTGTTACAGCCGTTTTGGTTACAATTGTGCAG GCCCAGCACGATGGCAAGTGCCTGCTGTTCGGCACGCTCCTGTACAATAACACCACCGAGACCATCAGCGTGACCTCGTCTGGAGACCCGTCCGTCTGCAACTTTGCGATGGCCGTCCCCGTGTGTGTCACGGTGCTCTGCTTCTCCCTCGTCtgctacagctgtgtgtgtggacagggcaGTGG aggTCGCCTGTGTGCCAACATCACGCTGGGGATGAGTGGCCTCCTCATGTTCCTCTTGATCATCAGCGGATGCGTCCTGAAGATCGGAAGAGACAAGCTATGCGAGTCTCTTCCACTGCCCCAGTTTAACAG GTGTGAAGATGCCCAGACTGCCCAGTGGGACGTTTCAAAGAGTGGCAGCAGATTCTACAGCCTTCTTCTCAGTGCTGAG ATATCAGTGTGGGTGAATTTCTTCTGCTTGCTGTTCGTGGGAGGCCTGGCAATGGCCCAGCGCAGTACAGGGACCTCTAGTGGAGGGGCGCGGCGTTGCCatagggggggcagggggcgcAGCCGGCCACGGAG TACACTGCAGTCATCCTGCCCAACTGCTTCCTTGGGCTATGGTGCAACTTTACCTGCAG GTTGGAGCAAGAGGTCAGCCAACTAA
- the LOC134079179 gene encoding uncharacterized protein LOC134079179, producing MRQGTVQIGIWLLLTTLFCALKSAGSATPEYLLDVPQGQSVVLSCHLQLPPGFLEKNCISVQTKDTRKKKPPSNATDREVSEEKTQEVLLFLERGQEKTEFQSSLYRNRTRPWGGGDVSVELLNVSVRDNNTVFQCFVSQDCRWLKLQTEITLRTLEKTGAEGGKGNPAVTVTENESTTVTVTADGNQDSTVAVAVAVAVAVSVPVVVLVLAFVAACVCTRRRRANQDATEGGAMATVENGEMGPKEDNVGKQHQPDGPVVMTKDQLNGSTVKDQDQPNGSTIKEQDQPNGSTIKEQDQPNGSTIKEQDQPNGSTIKEQDQPNGSTIKEQDQPNGSTIKEQDQPNGSTIKKQDESNGSTVKDQDQLNGSTIKNQDQLNGSTIKNQNQLNGSTIKEQDQPNGSGINDQNQQSGSTMKNQQSGSSEKNHNHQHQQSGSAEKNHQQQHQQSGSAESTAAPEQEPLLRNGHSRGEEDRGGQREQDRALGDQDRALGEQDRTLGEQDRTLGEQETCL from the exons ATGAG GCAAGGGACCGTGCAGATCGGCATTTGGCTGCTGTTGACGACGCTCTTTTGTG CACTCAAGTCTGCAGGCTCTGCGACCCCAGAATACCTGCTGGATGTGCCTCAGGGCCAGTCTGTGGTGTTGTCCTGCCATCTACAGCTGCCTCCGGGCTTTCTGGAGAAGAACTGCATCTCAGTGCAAACCAAAGACACTCGGAAGAAGAAGCCACCTTCAAATGCAACCGACCGAGAGGTGAGCGAGGAGAAGACGCAGGAGGTGCTCCTTTTCTTGGAGAGAGGTCAGGAGAAGACCGAGTTTCAGTCCTCGCTGTACCGAAACAGGACCCGTCCCTGGGGTGGGGGAGACGTCAGCGTGGAGTTATTGAACGTGTCTGTGAGGGACAACAACACCGTTTTTCAGTGTTTTGTGAGTCAAGACTGCCGGTGGCTTAAGCTCCAGACAGAGATCACCCTACGGACCTTGGAGAAGACAGGCG CTGAAGGTGGGAAAGGAAACCctgctgtgactgtgactgagaATGAGAGCACCACTGTGACCGTGACTGCTGATGGGAATCAGGACAGtactgtggctgtggctgtggctgtggctgtggctgtttcTGTgccggtggtggtgctggtgctggcctTCGTGGCTGCTTGTGTCTGCACCAGAAGAAGGC GAGCCAATCAAGATGCCACAGAGGGCGGGGCCATGGCAACAGTGGAGAATGGAGAGATGGGACCCAAAGAGGACAACGTGGGAAAACAACACCAGCCGGATGGACCGGTTGTGATGACCAAGGACCAGCTGAATGGATCAACTGTCAAAGACCAAGACCAGCCGAATGGATCAACTATCAAAGAGCAGGACCAGCCAAATGGATCAACTATCAAAGAGCAAGACCAGCCAAATGGATCAACTATCAAAGAGCAAGACCAGCCAAATGGATCAACTATCAAAGAGCAAGACCAGCCAAATGGATCAACTATCAAAGAGCAGGACCAGCCGAATGGATCAACTATCAAAGAGCAAGACCAGCCGAATGGATCAACTATCAAAAAACAAGACGAGTCGAATGGATCAACTGTCAAAGACCAAGACCAGTTGAATGGATCAACTATCAAAAACCAAGACCAGTTGAATGGATCAACTATCAAAAACCAAAACCAGTTGAATGGATCAACTATCAAAGAACAGGACCAGCCAAATGGATCAGGAATCAATGACCAGAACCAGCAGAGTGGATCAACTATGAAGAACCAGCAGAGTGGATCGTCTGAAAAGAACCATAAccatcagcaccagcagagTGGATCAGCTGAGAAGaaccatcagcagcagcaccagcagagtGGATCAGCTGAGAGCACAGCAGCCCCAGAACAGGAGCCTCTACTCAGGAACGGACACAGCAGGGGGGAGGAGGACCGTGGAGGCCAGAGGGAACAGGACAGAGCCCTGGGGGACCAGGACAGAGCCCTGGGGGAACAGGACAGAACCCTGGGAGAACAGGACAGAACCCTGGGGGAACAGGAGACCTGTCTGTAG